The Gemmatimonadaceae bacterium genomic sequence TTCGGTGAGAACGGGCAGGGCTTCGGTGCGAAAGTTGGCGAACCCATCGTCAAACGTCAGCGCGACCGCCTCCTGATCGTCTCGCAGCTTTGGCAGGTCAGCGAGCGGCACGACGTTCACCCGCCCTGACGCGAAGAACGCGCAGTGCGCCCTGAACGCCGCCGGCGAGACCGAGATGGCGGATCCGGTCTCGTCCACGGAGTGGTAGGTGAGGATCGCGCGCATGTTCGTCAGGCGCGGGCCGCGGTAACCGGGAGCGCGAGACGCGAGCGCTGGTCCTCGACCACGTCGTGGATGATCTCCTCGAGCGACGTCATCGGGCGATAGCCTGTCGTGCGTTCCAGCTTGGACACATCGGGGACGCGACGCATCATGTCCTCGAATCCTGCCTGATAGGCCTCGCTGTAGGGTATCAGGCGAATCTCCGAACTGCTGCCCGCCGCGGCGCGCACCTGCTCCGCGAGACCGAGCATCGACACCTCGGTGGTCGTGCCGACGTTGAACACCTCACCGATCGCCGCCGGTGTCGCCGTCAGCCGCAGGACGGCCTCGACCGCGTCCCTGACGTGTCCAAAACAGCGGGACTGCTTGCCCGTCCCATACACGGTGATCGGTTCACCACGCAAAGCCTGCTGTGCGAAGTTTGGGAGCACCATGCCGTAGCGCCCCGTCTGCCTCGGGCCAACAGTGTTGAAGAACCGCGTGATGATGACCGGCACCCCCTTTTCCCTGCCATAGGCGAGGGCAAGCCACTCGTCGAGCGCCTTGGAGCACGCATACGCCCAGCGTGAGTGCGACGTGGGGCCGAGCTGGAGGTCCTGATCTTCGCGGAACGGGATCTGGCTCGACTTGCCGTACACCTCGGACGTCGACGCCACGACCACCGGCTTCTGCTTCTTGGCCGCCGCGGCGAGCACGATCTCCGTTGCCCGCACGTTGGTCTCGATCGTGTGCACCGGTCGCTCGACGATGAGCTTTACACCCACCGCCGCCGCGAGGTGGAACGTGAGATCGGCGCGATCCACGAACTCGGCCACCAGCGGCACGTCGAGTGCCGTGCCGATGCGATACTCGAATCCCTTGCGCCCGACGAGGTGCGCGATGTTCTCCATCGCTCCCGTGGACAGGTCGTCGAGCACCATGACCCGATCGCCCCGGTCGAGGAGCCGCTCGGCCAGGTGGGACCCGATGAACCCGCAACCGCCAGTGATGAAAACGTTCACGCTGCCTCCGGATATGCCACGAGTGACGCGGTCCGCAGCTGCCCCTTTCGGAGTGCGGCCCGTCGAATGATGTCGAGGTACTGCGGGACCACCACCCGTTCCGACCACCGCTCCACGTAGGCACGATAGCCAGCCGCGGCCAGAGTGGCGCGATGCGCGGCATCCGTGGAAAGACGCGTCATCGCGGCCAGCAACTCATCCCGCGTGCTGAAGAGTTCCCCTCCACCCGACGATTCCACAATCTCCGGGAACGGCCCCAGCCGACGAGCGATGACCGGAGTTCCCTGCCGGAACGCCTCAATAAGGACGATCCCGAACGTCTCGTAGCACTCCGACGGCACGATCAGGGCGATTGCGTGTTCGTAGTAGCGGCGCAGGTCGTCCGGGGTGATGCGGCCGAGGAACCGGACGTTGGGCAAGTCCGCGGCGAGGGCCTGGAGCGCAGGCGCGTGTGTCCCGTCGCCCGCAACCAGCAACTCGGCACCGCGCAGGTCGCGAAAAACGGGGATCACATCATCCAGGCCCTTGATCCGCTCCAGCCGCCCCGCGAACAGAAAGTATGGCCGGTCGTGCGGTGATGCCCCACTTGGCGTCGGCATCCCCTCGGACGTGGGATCCGGGAGGAAATACGGCAGCACTTCCATGGGCTGGCGCAGACCGAACTCCCGATGCTTCGCCCGGCTGAACTCGCTCATGGCGATGATGGTATCGATGCGATCAAGCTCGCGGTCGAGCAGACCGGTGTACCGCCAGAGCTGTGGTGGCCGGCGATAGCTGAGCGAGCACGAAAAACATTCGCGACCGGTGCACAGCTCGCGACCGTGACGCCAGAGGACGTGCATGGGGCAGACGAGCCAGTGTTCGTGTGCCATGTACGCGGTGACGGCGTCACCGGCCAATGCGAATAGGCCCGGCCCGCCGATGAGCGACACGTTGTGGTAGTTCACGACGTCGTATTGTCCGCGCGCGATGATCTCGCGTAGCCGACGCCCCTGGACGACGGGGCGCCCGAGCTGCTGCGTGAGCAGCGTCGACGTCACCGGGGACGCGCTCGACAGTCGGATCACTTCGACGCCTTCGTCGACGTCATGCGGTGGCGCCGCGGGCATCGGGCCACTGGTCAGTACGCGATAGGCATCGCTGTCGTGAACCACGGTCACGTGGTGCCCGAGCTTCACGAGCCCGCGGGCGAGGCGCTGAATGCCGACCGCGTCGCCACCGAACGAGTGTGGTGGGTAGAACGTGGTGAGCATGAGGAAGCGCGCGCTCATGCGGCGGCCTCCCGGAGCGCGCGATGCGTGGCGGCGGCGCTCGCCTGCCACGTGAGCGCGCGCGCCTGCGTGAACGCCACGGCTCCCATCTCGCGACGGCGCGCGGGATCGTCGAGCAGAGCGCGCATGGCGGCGGCGATCTCCTCGGCGTTGCCGGGCGCGACGAAGATTCCGCCGCGGGCCAGCAGCGCAGGCAGCGGACTCTCGCGGGTCGCGATGACCGGGGTGCCACAGGCCGCTCCTTCGACCGCGGGCAGTCCAAACCCTTCGGACTCGCTTGCCAGGACGACCGCCGTGGCGCCCGAGTGGAGGTGTCGCAGGTCTTCGTCGGGAACGAAGCCCGTCCACTGCACGAGGTGGCCCGTGCCCTCTTCGGCGATCATCGTGCGCAGGCGATCGGCTTCGCCATGGAATACATCGCCTGAGAGGCGGCCCACGAGCAGCAGGTGCGGCGCGACGCGCCCGGCCTCGCGCGCCACATCGCCGTGTGCACGGATCACGGCATCGAGCCGCTTGTGCGGGTTGAAGCCACCGACGTACACGAAGTAGGGCGCCTGCCCGAGTGACCAGGCCCGACGCGCGGACTCGATATCGGCCGGGGCGCTCGGTTCATAGACCGCGGCGGGCGCCTCGACCGCCACGCGCAGGCGTCGACGCGGAACGCCCAACATGCGCTCGATCTCGCCGGCCGCATAGTCGCTGACCGTCAGGACGAGGCGCGCCTGCCGGATCGCGAGCCCGACCTTGAGCTTCCAGAAGAGTCGGGCACGCCGCGACGGCAGCGTGAGGTGCGGAAATCGCTCGGCGATGGCGTCATGGACGGTGACCACCGCGCGTTGGCCGGGCGCGAGCGGGAACCAGGTGTAGACACTCGGCGAAAAGAAGACGTCGGGACGACGGCGGTACACCGCACGGGTCAGCGCGAACATGTCCGCGAGCGTGCGATGGCCGTCTGCCGCGGCAGCCACGGATGGCGTCGCCGACAACGTCACCACATGTCGCTCCACGTTGGGTGCCTCGAGCGGGAAGGCGTCGAGCGACGTCTGGTCGCCAATACAGATGAAGCGGTCGTCGGGCGCATGCTCGACGAGCGCCCGCATCAGTTCGCGCGCGAACCGCCCGTAGCCCCTCGCATTCGCCCAGCACGTGGCGTCCACGCCGATCCGCACGACGCGCCCCTAGGCGCTGACCGACGTTCGCGCGCTCCTCGAGGCCAGGGAGTCGCCGACCTGCTCGTCCAGCGACTTCATGTCCAGCTTCTGCTCCTCGTGGTACTCGTAGTCGGTATTCACCGACCAGACGTCGTGCGACGCTCCGCGCATGTTGGCGATCGCCATCATGGCCGTGAGCATCGAGTGATCCTGGTTGTTGTACTTGTGCATCCCGTTGCGCCCCACCGTGTGGAAGTTGGTGAGGGCATCGATGTAGGTGCGAGCCGTCTCGAGGTGCGCGCTGTAGGCGCTATCGTAGACGGGGTAGGCCTTGGGCATGCGCACGACGGTACCATCGACCACCTTCGTCGGATCGGCCAGGCCCAGTTCACCGATCTCCTTGCGCGCGAGTGCCACGAGATCGGCGTCGGCGCTGTTCCACAGGCCATCGCCCTCGAAGCAGAAGTACTCGAGGCCCAGGCAGGTCTTGCCCGGCTCGGGCACCATGGCCCGCGACCAATTGTTGAAGTTCTGGATGCGCCCGACCTTCACGCCCGGCGAGTGGATGTAGATCCAGTTGTCGGGGAACAGCGAGTCCGCATCGATCACGAGCGCGACCGTAAGGAAGTCGCGGTAGTTGAGGCCGTCGCCGGCGGAGCGGATGTGTACAGGGGGCTGCGGATCGAGCGCACGCACGAGATTGCGAATCGGCATCGTCGAGATCACATGATCCGTCTCGATGCGCTTCACGCCCGCCACGGTGCGAGCCCGCACCGCCACAACCTTCTGGTCGCGCGTCTCCAGCGCTTCGACCTCGTGCCGCATCAAAACCTCGCCGCCGAGCGCGCGAATGCGATCGGTCGCCATCTCCCACATCTGTCCGGGGCCAAGGCGCGGGTACTGGAACTCGTTGATCAACGTCTTGATGCTGTCGCCCCGCTTCTGCAGCGATGCCGCGTTGAGGATCGCCTTGGCGAGCGAGAGCCCCTGAATGCGCTGCGCCGCCCACTCCGCGCGGATCTCCGTGCACGGCAGGCCCCACACCTTCTCCGTGTACGTCTTGAAGAAGATGGAGAACAGCCGCTTGCCGAAGCGATTCGATACCCACTGTTCGAGGTTCTCCTCGACCGGGTACGGGCGCAGGTGCGACCAGACGTAGCTCAGCACGCACAACATCGAGTTCCACAGCCCGAGGCCGCTCAGCGCATTCCAGGCCTTGAGCGGGTAGTCGAAGTACTTGCCGCTGTAGTGGATTCGAGAGAGCCGCGGAACGCTGATGAACTCGGGGCCGAGGATCTCGTGCCACAACTCCTCGACCGGGGTGATCTTGGTGAAGAATCGGTGGCCACCGATGTCGAAGCGGTACCCGTTGTATTGCGCGGTCCGCGAGATTCCCCCGACCACGCTGTCGGCTTCGAGCACGGTGACGCGCACGCCGTCCTTGGCGAGCAGGTATCCCGCCGTCAGCCCGGCTGGCCCCGCGCCAATGATGACGACGTGTTCACCCGGCTTGAGCTGCGCTACCCTACGTGGGATCGGAGTCATTCGGTGTGTAAGCGAACATTGCCAGGCGCGCGACCGAGGCGACGAGCCGACCACGCCCCCGCGATCCCCTCGACGACGAACAACGCAAACAACGGCAACGAGATACCCACCAGGCTCAAGTGATGCTCGGTGCGATCGCCCGAGGGCAGATTCGACGGAGGAGCGCGGGAACGGGCAGGTGCGTCCCGGCGGTATTCATCCTGATAGCAAGGGGCGCGCCGCGCCGAATGGCCGGCGCGCCTGAATGGTGAAAACTAGTCGAGCGCGAACAGGAGACGTTCGCGCTCGGTGGGAACCGCTGTGGCCCCCCGGCGACCCAGTGTGCGCGGCCCTCCTCAGGTCATGATCTCGCTCGCTTCATTGGAGCGCCTCCACATCACGTGCGACGACCGATGGGTCGTGCGGCCGGATGCTTCGGTGGGTCGCTCATCGGTAACTACAACGGGGACGCTGACGTCGGCCCGCCGAACGGGCGCGCCGTAGCGACCAAGCGCCACAAGCCACTCCCCGTCACCGACGCGATTGTCTTCACGGCACGTAACGATGTCACCAGTGACGTGCTTGAGGCCCTCGTCGGTCATTGCACTCCGGTCGCTCCCCGCGCCAACCCACGCAAGCGCGCATGGGTGCGCCTTTGCCATGCTCACGATGCGCTCGCGTGAGGCACCGGTGGTTTCTTCGCACACAAGCACGAGCTGCGCGTTCAGCGGCTCCGCAGCAGTCCCGACGACACGCATGGCCCGCTCCAGCTCGGCGTCGCTGCGGGACAGCAGGACGATCGAGATGTTCGGGCGGGCCGAACGCGGAGCCGGAAGGAAGACGCTGGAGTCGTGGCCGACGGCGTGAAGCGGTGTCATGTCGGATATTGCATGACAAGAAGCGGGCCAGCGCGCCGTCGACGCCATCAGCAGCACCGGCTCTGGTTGACGCGTGAGCTTGTTCGCCCGCCGACACACCTTAGGAACCTCAGATCCGCCTGAATTGTGGACCGCAATCGACAGAATCGGACACATTGTCGGCCCATGTAGACGAATCAGCCGCATCCCGTTCACTTTCTGTTTACAATGGCCCGCACGGCGGCCGACCGGTGTGTTGTCGTCAGGCCACACTACCGTCTCAGGTTGAGCACGGTGCCGAGTGCGACCGAGATTCGTCATGAGGCTGATATCATGACCGGTCGGCCCGGGCCGCGTCCCCAAACCGGCGAGGTTCTTGCGACCATCGGGTCAACCCGCGATCGATCCCCCGAGCACCGACCGTTCCTTCATGCCTGTAACGCACCCCAACGCGACGACGCCACCGCTGGAGCGGTCGGCCGCGGTCGGCCGTGCGTCCGTGCGGTCCTGGGCCAGGCTCCTGCGGCCGCATCAATGGGTGAAGAACTTCTTCGTGCTGGCGCCGCTGCTCTTCTCCGGGCGCGCGCTCGATCCAGCCTCGCAGCGCGCGGCGGCGCTCGCCTTTGCGGTCTTCTGTCTGGCGGCGAGCGCGGTGTACGTACTCAACGACATCGTCGATCGCGAGCAGGATCGCGCACATCCCGGCAAGCGCAACCGGCCAATCGCGTCGGGTGCCATCAGCGTGGCGGCCGGGATCGGTGTTGCCGCGCTCCTCGTGGCGCTCGCGCTGGGCACGGCGTGGTACGTGGGCACGTCGCTGCTCGCGATCACGGTCGCCTACCTGCTGCTCAACGTGGTCTACAGCGTCTGGATCAAGCAGGTCGTGATCCTGGATGTCTTTGCCATTGCCGCGTTCTTCGTGTTGCGCCTGGTGGCTGGCGCCGCCGCCGTGCAGGTGCGGCCGTCGGTGTGGCTGATCCTCTGTGGCGGCCTGCTCTCGCTCTATCTGGGTTTTGCCAAGCGGCGGCACGAACTCGTGCTCCTTGGCGAGGGCTCGCAGGATCATCGCGCGGTGTTGAGTCAGTATTCCACGCCGTTCCTCGACCAGCTCTCCGTGGTGCTGCTGGCGGTGACGATCGTCTCGTACATCATGTACACGCTCGAGTCCGAGACGGCGCGGCTCGTGGGCGGTGAAGTCCTTTCGTACAGCACGGTCTTCGTCCTGTACGGCGTGCTTCGTTATCTCTACCTGGTCCATCGTCGGCAGGACGGCAACCCGTCGGAGACGCTGCTGAATGACCGGGGGTTGCTGTTGGCCGTGACGCTGTGGGTGCTGTACTGCGGTGTGGTGATCTACCGAGCCGGTCCGACTCCGTGATGCGCGTGACTCCTGTTTCCCTCGCCCTGCCCGTGCATGACGACGCCTGAGCGCGCCACCGGCGCGACCACGCCGAGCCTCTCGTTGGTCATGCCGTGCTACAACGAGGAAGCGATCGTTGCCCAGACGGTGAAGCGCGTGCTCGGAGCGTTCGAGCGTGCGGAGATCGCCATCGAACTCGTGGCGGTGGACAACGGCTCGCGTGATCGAACGGGCGAGATTCTGCGTGACCTGGCCGCGGCGCATCCGCAGGTGGTCGTGCATCGCGTCGAGGTGAACATCGGCTACGGCAACGGGATCCTTTCCGGCATCCCGCGGTGCTCGGCGCCGTGGATCGGCGTGATTCCCGCCGACGGCCAGGTGGACGCCGAAGACGCCGTGCGACTGTTCGAGGATGCGATTCAATGTGGCGAGCCGGTGATCGCCAAGGCGCGCCGGCGCTTCCGCATGGACGGGGGCGCGCGGAAGCTCGTTTCGATCGGCTACAATGTCTTCTTTCGTGCCCTGTGGCCCGGCGTCGAATCGCTCGACATCAACGGTCTGCCCAAGATCATGCCGCGCGACGTGGTGCAGCGCATGGACCTGCAGAGCCGGCAGTGGTTCCTCGACCCGGAGATCATGATCAAGGCACACTACCTCGGCGTGCGGGTGCTCGAGTACAACGTGTTCGCGCGGATGCGTGGCAGCGGACTCTCGCATGTCCGTGCGCTGACGTGCTGGGAGTTCTTCACCGCGCTCCTGCGCTACCGGTTCTCCGGCGAGCTGTCGCGCTGGCGTGCGTCGCGCGCCGTGCCAGCGGCCGCGGGGACGTCTCCCCGCTCATGACGGCGCTGGATCCGCGGGTGCACGACGAGGGTCGACAACTCCTGACGCACCGCACGACCTGTCGTGCGTGCGGTGGGGCCACCCTGCACCGCTTTCTGGAGCTGGGCAACCAGCCGTTGGCCAACAGCTTCCTGCGGAGCGCGGACGAGGCGGCGAGGGAACGACGCTTCCCGCTCGACGTGTACTTCTGCACGAGCTGTTCGCTCGTGCAGCTCGCCGACGTGATCGATCCCGAAGTGCTCTTCGGCGACTACATCTATGTCACCGGCACATCGACGACGATCGCCGCGCACAACCGTCGGTATGCGCGGGCCGTGGTCGACGAGCTTCTGCTCGGCCACGACGACCTCGTGGTCGAGATCGCGAGCAACGATGGTTCGCTGCTGTCGTGCTTCCGCGACCTGGGCGTGCGCATCCTTGGCGTCGAGCCCGCACGCAACATCGCGTCGGGAGCCAACGCACGGGGTATTCCGACCGACAATCGCTTCTTTACGCGCGAGGCCGGGCCGGCTCTTCGCGCGACACACGGAAAGGCCCGCGCCGTGATCGGCAACAACGTGCTGGCGCACGTGGACGATACGCAGGGGTTCCTCCGCGGGGCCGCAGACCTGATCGACACCGACGGTGCGGTGATTGTCGAGGTGCCGTATGCCACCGAGATGCTCACCGGGGTGGAATACGACACGGTGTACCACGAGCACCTCTGCTACTTCAGCGTGACCGCACTCGCGCGCCTCGCCGAACTCGCCGGCCTTGGCATCGTGCGGGTCGACGACGTCCCGGTGCATGGGGGCTCGGTGCGCGTGTGGTTTCGGCCCGGTGTACCGCATGCGGCCGCGGTGGAGCGTCGCCTCGTCGAGGAGCAGGAGAACGGACTGGCGACGCTGGCAGCGTGGGAAGCGTTTGCGCAGGCCAGCGCTGAGCAGCGCCGCGACCTCCTCGCGCTCCTGCGCCGTCTCCGAAGCGAAGGCAAGCGTGTGGTAGGCTACGGCGCACCCGCCAAGGGCAACACGCTGCTCAACTACTGCGGGATCACGCCCGAGCTCCTGGCGTACACCGTGGATCGGAATCCGTGGAAGGTGGGCAAACTGACGCCGGGCGTGCACCTCCCCGTGCGACCGGTGGAGACGCTGATCGAGGAGCAGCCGGACTACGTGCTGATCCTCGCCTGGAACTTTGCCGAGGAAGTGATGGAGCAGCAGGCAGCGTATCGCGCCGCCGGCGGGCAGTTCATCATCCCGATTCCCTCGCCCCGGATCATCTGACGATGCGCGTGGTCATCCTGGCCGGAGGGCGCGGCACGCGCCTGAGCGAAGAAACCACGATGCGGCCCAAGCCCATGGTGGAGATTGGTGGACGCCCGCTGCTCTGGCACCTCATGCAGTTCTACGCGTCCTTCGGCCACAAGGAGTTTGTGGTCGCGTGCGGGTACAAGGGCGAGATGATCAAGCAGTACTTCCGCGACATCGCGACGCACGAGAGCGACTTCTTCGTCGATCTGCGGAGTGGCGCCGTGGATGTCCTGACGCCATCGCGTCTGGACTGGAAGGTGGGTGTGATCGACACCGGCCTCGACTCGATGACCGGTGGACGGCTGCGCCGCCTTCGTGATCAGTTGAGCGGCGGCACCTTCATGTGCACGTACGGCGACGGCCTCTCGAACGTGAACGTGGGGGCGCTCGTGCAGTTCCACCGCACCCATGGTCGGCTCGCCACCGTGACCGCGGTGCGGCCTCCGGCGCGGTTTGGCGGGCTGCACATCGATGGGACCGCGGTGAAGCAGTTTTCGGAGAAACCGCAGGCCGAGGGCGGCTGGATCAACGGCGGCTTCTTCGTGTTCGAACCGGGCGTGCTCGACTATCTGACCGACGACACGACCATCCTCGAGCGCGAACCACTCGAACGGCTGGCGGCCGCCGGCGAACTGATGGCGTACCGACACGACGGCTTCTTTCAACCAATGGATACCGTGCGCGAGCGTGACCTCCTCGAGGGGCTGTGGGCCGGTGGCGCCGCGCCATGGAAGACCTGGGCATGAGTTTCTGGAACCAGAAGCGGGTATTCGTGACCGGCGCGACCGGTCTGCTGGGTTCGCACATGACGGCAGAACTGCTTCGCCGTGGTGCGGACGTGGTGTGCCTCGTGCGCGATTGGGTACCGGACAGCGAGTCGGTGACGTCGGGTTCGCTGTCGCGCTGCCGTCTCGTGCGCGGCGACCTCGAGGACTATCTGCTGGTCCTTCGTGCCCTCAACGAATACGAGATCGACACGATCTTCCACCTGGGCGCCCAGACGATCGTCGGCACGGCTTCGCGCTCACCGCTCTCCACGTTCGAGGCGAACATCAAGGGGACGTGGGTGCTGCTGGAGGCCGCGCGCCAGATGACCAGGGTCGAGCGCGTGCTCGTGGCGTCGAGCGACAAGGCGTACGGCGAACACGACCGGCTGCCGTACACCGAAGATGCGGCGCTGGTGGGCAAGTATCCCTACGACGTCTCCAAGTCCTGTGCCGACCTGATCGCGCTCTCGTACTTCCACTCGTTCCGGCTGCCGGTCGCGGTGACGCGCTGCGGCAACCTGTACGGTGGCGGCGACCTCAACTTCAACCGCCTGGTGCCGGGAACGATACGCTCGGCGCTCCGCGGCGAGGCGCCAGTGATCCGCAGCGACGGGACGTTCGTGCGCGATTACTTCTACGTGCGCGACGCCGTGCAGGCCTACCTCGCTCTTGCCGAGCGCATGCCGGACGATGGGTTCACGGGTGAAGCGTTCAACTTCGGCACGGAGACGCCGCTGTCGGTCATTGCGATGGCGACCAAGGTGCTCGAGGTGATGAACCAGTCGGCGCTGCCGCTGACGATCCTCAACCAGGCGTCGAACGAGATCCCGAAGCAATACCTCGATTGCACCAAGGCGCGTCGGCGCCTCGGGTGGGAGCCGCGATGGACGCTCGAGGAGTCGTTGAGCGACACCGTGGCGTGGTATCGCGAATGGATGGCGCGCGGCCAGCGTGGGCTGGCGGCGACGGAACAACCGGCGGCGGTCCGATGAGTCGGCTCCCGCACGTGGTCGTGCTCGGCGGTGGTCCTGCCGGGTGCGGCGCCGCCTACCAGTTGCGCCGCACCAACAAGGCGAGCGTCACGCTGCTCGAGCGCCAGGAGGTGGTTGGCGGCAACGCCGGCTCGTTTGAGTGGGCGGGACAGTGGCTCGACTACGGCAGCCATCGCCTGCACCACACGGTGCATCCCGATATCCTCGCCGACATCCAGCGCATGCTCGCCGCCGACTTCGGGGACTTCGATCGGCATGGGCGCATCCGGCTTCGCGGCGAGTGGTTGCACTTTCCGATCAAGTCGCTCGACCTGCTCCGCCGGCTCGACAAGGGGTTTGCGCTGGGAATGGTGAAGGACCTCGTGCAGCGCAAGCTCGCGCGCCCGGCCGAGGGCGAGACGTTCGCGTCGGTGCTGCTCGCGAACCTCGGGCCCACGATGTGCCACCACTTCTACTTTCCGTACGCGCGCAAACTGTGGGGCAAGGAGCCCGAACTTCTGTCGGGTATCCAGGCGCGCAAGCGCGTGACGGCCGGGAGCTTCGGGAAACTGATCAAGCGGCTGCTCAAGCCAGTCGGTGGCGGCAAGTACTACTACATGCGCGAAGGCTACGGGCAGATCAGCCGAGTGTACGCGCGTGAGGCGACCGCGTCCGGCGCGGAGATCGCGCTGGGATGGGGCGCGGCGCGCATCGAGCGATCGACCGAGCCGGGGTACACGTGGACCATCACCGCGGAGCGCGGCACCGAGCGGCGGACCATCCATGCCGACCACATCTGGTCGACCATCCCCATCACGCTCCTGGCCAAGATCACGCAGCCTGCGCCGCCGGCGCCGGTGATGGCGGCTGCACAGTCGATCGGGTATCGCGCGATGGTGCTGGTGTACGTGCAGCTCCCGGTCGACCAGTACACGACCACGGACGCGCACTACTTCCCGGAGGGCAACGTTCGCGTGACGCGCCTCTCCGAACCCAAGAACTATTTCCGCTCCACGGAACCCAGGGGCACGACGGTGCTCTGCGCCGAGTATCCGTGTCAGGTGGGCGACGAGATCTGGTCGGCGAATGACCAGTCGTTGGCCGACCTCGTGGAGAAGGACACGAGAACTGCGGGGATTCCGCTGCCGGACAAGCCCATCGCGGTACACGTGCGGCGCCTGGCCCAGGCATATCCGACATACCTGATGGGCTACGAGAAGCCGCTGGCCGTGCTCGACGACTGGGCAGCGTCGCAACCCAATGTGCTGGTCTACGGGCGCCAGGGACTCTTTGCGCACGACAATACGCATCACGCGCTGTACATGGCGTATTCGGCCGTCGACTGCCTGACGCCAACGGGTTTCGACCACGAGAAGTGGGCCGGATACCGCGAAGTCTTCAAGACGCACGTGGTCGAGGACTGAGCCGTGAAGCTCATCATCCAGATCCCCTGCCTCAACGAGGCGACGACGCTGCCGGCGACGTTCGCGCAGCTGCCGCGGTCGATCCCGGGCATCGACACGATCGAGATCCTGATCATCGACGACGGCAGCACGGATGGCACGGCCGAGGTGGCGCGATCGCTGGGTGCAGCGCACGTGGTGAGTTTCGAACGGAACCGGGGTCTGGCCGCGGCGTTCATGGCGGGCCTCGACGCCTCGCTGCGCGCCGGCGCCGACATCATCGTGAACACCGACGCCGACAATCAGTACCAGGGAAGCGACATCGCAAAGCTGGTCGCTCCGATCATCGACGGCGAG encodes the following:
- a CDS encoding GDP-mannose 4,6-dehydratase, whose amino-acid sequence is MNVFITGGCGFIGSHLAERLLDRGDRVMVLDDLSTGAMENIAHLVGRKGFEYRIGTALDVPLVAEFVDRADLTFHLAAAVGVKLIVERPVHTIETNVRATEIVLAAAAKKQKPVVVASTSEVYGKSSQIPFREDQDLQLGPTSHSRWAYACSKALDEWLALAYGREKGVPVIITRFFNTVGPRQTGRYGMVLPNFAQQALRGEPITVYGTGKQSRCFGHVRDAVEAVLRLTATPAAIGEVFNVGTTTEVSMLGLAEQVRAAAGSSSEIRLIPYSEAYQAGFEDMMRRVPDVSKLERTTGYRPMTSLEEIIHDVVEDQRSRLALPVTAARA
- a CDS encoding glycosyltransferase family 4 protein — protein: MSARFLMLTTFYPPHSFGGDAVGIQRLARGLVKLGHHVTVVHDSDAYRVLTSGPMPAAPPHDVDEGVEVIRLSSASPVTSTLLTQQLGRPVVQGRRLREIIARGQYDVVNYHNVSLIGGPGLFALAGDAVTAYMAHEHWLVCPMHVLWRHGRELCTGRECFSCSLSYRRPPQLWRYTGLLDRELDRIDTIIAMSEFSRAKHREFGLRQPMEVLPYFLPDPTSEGMPTPSGASPHDRPYFLFAGRLERIKGLDDVIPVFRDLRGAELLVAGDGTHAPALQALAADLPNVRFLGRITPDDLRRYYEHAIALIVPSECYETFGIVLIEAFRQGTPVIARRLGPFPEIVESSGGGELFSTRDELLAAMTRLSTDAAHRATLAAAGYRAYVERWSERVVVPQYLDIIRRAALRKGQLRTASLVAYPEAA
- a CDS encoding glycosyltransferase family 4 protein, with amino-acid sequence MRIGVDATCWANARGYGRFARELMRALVEHAPDDRFICIGDQTSLDAFPLEAPNVERHVVTLSATPSVAAAADGHRTLADMFALTRAVYRRRPDVFFSPSVYTWFPLAPGQRAVVTVHDAIAERFPHLTLPSRRARLFWKLKVGLAIRQARLVLTVSDYAAGEIERMLGVPRRRLRVAVEAPAAVYEPSAPADIESARRAWSLGQAPYFVYVGGFNPHKRLDAVIRAHGDVAREAGRVAPHLLLVGRLSGDVFHGEADRLRTMIAEEGTGHLVQWTGFVPDEDLRHLHSGATAVVLASESEGFGLPAVEGAACGTPVIATRESPLPALLARGGIFVAPGNAEEIAAAMRALLDDPARRREMGAVAFTQARALTWQASAAATHRALREAAA
- a CDS encoding NAD(P)/FAD-dependent oxidoreductase; translation: MTPIPRRVAQLKPGEHVVIIGAGPAGLTAGYLLAKDGVRVTVLEADSVVGGISRTAQYNGYRFDIGGHRFFTKITPVEELWHEILGPEFISVPRLSRIHYSGKYFDYPLKAWNALSGLGLWNSMLCVLSYVWSHLRPYPVEENLEQWVSNRFGKRLFSIFFKTYTEKVWGLPCTEIRAEWAAQRIQGLSLAKAILNAASLQKRGDSIKTLINEFQYPRLGPGQMWEMATDRIRALGGEVLMRHEVEALETRDQKVVAVRARTVAGVKRIETDHVISTMPIRNLVRALDPQPPVHIRSAGDGLNYRDFLTVALVIDADSLFPDNWIYIHSPGVKVGRIQNFNNWSRAMVPEPGKTCLGLEYFCFEGDGLWNSADADLVALARKEIGELGLADPTKVVDGTVVRMPKAYPVYDSAYSAHLETARTYIDALTNFHTVGRNGMHKYNNQDHSMLTAMMAIANMRGASHDVWSVNTDYEYHEEQKLDMKSLDEQVGDSLASRSARTSVSA
- a CDS encoding decaprenyl-phosphate phosphoribosyltransferase produces the protein MPVTHPNATTPPLERSAAVGRASVRSWARLLRPHQWVKNFFVLAPLLFSGRALDPASQRAAALAFAVFCLAASAVYVLNDIVDREQDRAHPGKRNRPIASGAISVAAGIGVAALLVALALGTAWYVGTSLLAITVAYLLLNVVYSVWIKQVVILDVFAIAAFFVLRLVAGAAAVQVRPSVWLILCGGLLSLYLGFAKRRHELVLLGEGSQDHRAVLSQYSTPFLDQLSVVLLAVTIVSYIMYTLESETARLVGGEVLSYSTVFVLYGVLRYLYLVHRRQDGNPSETLLNDRGLLLAVTLWVLYCGVVIYRAGPTP
- a CDS encoding glycosyltransferase family 2 protein — translated: MTTPERATGATTPSLSLVMPCYNEEAIVAQTVKRVLGAFERAEIAIELVAVDNGSRDRTGEILRDLAAAHPQVVVHRVEVNIGYGNGILSGIPRCSAPWIGVIPADGQVDAEDAVRLFEDAIQCGEPVIAKARRRFRMDGGARKLVSIGYNVFFRALWPGVESLDINGLPKIMPRDVVQRMDLQSRQWFLDPEIMIKAHYLGVRVLEYNVFARMRGSGLSHVRALTCWEFFTALLRYRFSGELSRWRASRAVPAAAGTSPRS
- a CDS encoding class I SAM-dependent methyltransferase — protein: MTALDPRVHDEGRQLLTHRTTCRACGGATLHRFLELGNQPLANSFLRSADEAARERRFPLDVYFCTSCSLVQLADVIDPEVLFGDYIYVTGTSTTIAAHNRRYARAVVDELLLGHDDLVVEIASNDGSLLSCFRDLGVRILGVEPARNIASGANARGIPTDNRFFTREAGPALRATHGKARAVIGNNVLAHVDDTQGFLRGAADLIDTDGAVIVEVPYATEMLTGVEYDTVYHEHLCYFSVTALARLAELAGLGIVRVDDVPVHGGSVRVWFRPGVPHAAAVERRLVEEQENGLATLAAWEAFAQASAEQRRDLLALLRRLRSEGKRVVGYGAPAKGNTLLNYCGITPELLAYTVDRNPWKVGKLTPGVHLPVRPVETLIEEQPDYVLILAWNFAEEVMEQQAAYRAAGGQFIIPIPSPRII